In Candidatus Methanosphaera massiliense, the following are encoded in one genomic region:
- a CDS encoding TraB/GumN family protein, with amino-acid sequence MNEEENINPLNQRIFRQPPIIRFNQNTPATQETEEETIEPIHEPSLEIVGTAHISDKSIDKVRETIHEKKPEIVAIELDLGRYQGLLDEERGIKREQKFDLKQLLKSSNLTVTIVSLILSHAQKQMGEEVGVKPGSEMLEAAHIAQEVNADLALIDRNIQITLKRTINGMSFREKLSFVWELITSYFLGDDEDEEAFKEEVEQLKQDDTIKEVMNYFKEASPGGYNALVHERDAYMAYNLKSLEDKNVVAVVGAGHKNGILTYLDQPGTIPPIESIDQVKESRFSIIQIILYSIPVLFIVVFGLAFINGINIQGGIINYLIFAGGGALIGSLLSGSKIQSAIVAMLVAPVTVIHPLLAAGWFSGIVEGKLRHVGFKDLEELSNFESFSDLWHNKLFRVILVVLGTNIGCTIGFLITLNNVFLPYLQAIF; translated from the coding sequence ATGAATGAAGAAGAAAATATTAACCCTTTAAATCAAAGAATATTCCGACAACCACCAATAATACGCTTCAATCAAAACACACCAGCAACACAGGAAACAGAAGAAGAAACTATAGAACCAATACATGAACCATCACTAGAAATAGTAGGAACAGCACACATATCCGATAAAAGTATAGACAAAGTACGAGAAACAATACATGAGAAAAAACCAGAAATTGTAGCAATAGAATTAGACCTGGGAAGATATCAAGGATTACTGGATGAAGAAAGAGGAATAAAAAGAGAACAAAAATTTGATTTAAAACAGTTACTCAAATCATCAAATCTAACAGTGACAATAGTAAGCTTGATTCTATCACACGCCCAGAAACAAATGGGGGAAGAAGTGGGAGTAAAGCCAGGATCAGAAATGCTTGAAGCAGCACATATAGCACAGGAAGTAAATGCAGATTTAGCACTAATCGATAGGAATATTCAGATAACACTAAAACGTACAATTAATGGAATGAGCTTCAGAGAAAAACTATCATTCGTATGGGAACTAATAACATCCTATTTCCTGGGTGATGATGAAGATGAGGAAGCATTCAAAGAAGAAGTAGAACAGCTAAAACAAGATGATACAATAAAAGAGGTAATGAACTACTTCAAAGAAGCATCTCCTGGAGGATACAATGCTCTAGTACATGAAAGAGATGCATATATGGCATATAACCTAAAAAGTTTAGAAGATAAGAACGTAGTAGCCGTAGTAGGAGCAGGACATAAAAATGGTATACTAACCTACCTAGACCAGCCAGGCACGATACCCCCCATTGAGTCAATTGATCAGGTAAAGGAGTCAAGATTCTCTATAATCCAGATAATACTATACTCAATACCAGTGCTATTTATTGTAGTATTTGGATTAGCATTTATAAATGGAATAAATATACAGGGTGGAATAATAAATTACCTAATATTTGCTGGAGGAGGAGCACTAATAGGCTCATTACTATCAGGATCAAAAATACAATCAGCAATAGTGGCAATGCTGGTAGCACCAGTAACAGTAATACATCCGCTACTGGCAGCAGGATGGTTTTCAGGAATAGTTGAAGGAAAACTAAGACATGTGGGATTCAAAGACTTAGAAGAACTATCAAACTTTGAATCATTCAGTGATTTATGGCATAATAAACTATTCAGAGTAATACTAGTTGTGCTAGGAACAAACATAGGATGTACAATAGGATTTCTAATAACATTAAACAATGTATTCCTGCCATATCTTCAAGCAATATTCTAA
- a CDS encoding tRNA (guanine(10)-N(2))-dimethyltransferase, with the protein MDTHIIEEGLVKIEVPDFEKVSAKAPVFYNPVMEMNRDISVVVINQYRKLVDHDISICDAFGGTGIRGARYSKEIPGVNHVVVGDVNPLAVEIARSNMELNDISNVEVEKNDANILLQSNKGLFDVVDIDPFGTPAMFLQSTAANIRPGGLICISATDTSALCGTYHDPCLRKYGAEPQKTEYCHENGIRILAAAMARNLAVNQKYLHILFSHSTEHYMRIYAIVKRGGKKTNQSLDNIGFIAHCPECLHRETIHGYAPSIPENCPICGAKYNVAGPLWLGDIWDKEFLEGMINMAESLKLNKKDDLLKLFHKCYDEADGPVTFYDIHKICKNLKISSPKINDVIDEIDKRGYFISRTHFKLTGMRTDMPLEELKQLILDVKEEKLGNDV; encoded by the coding sequence ATGGATACACATATAATTGAAGAAGGATTAGTTAAAATAGAAGTGCCTGATTTTGAAAAAGTATCAGCAAAGGCTCCTGTTTTCTATAATCCTGTAATGGAAATGAATAGAGACATATCTGTTGTTGTAATAAATCAGTATAGAAAACTGGTAGACCATGATATTAGTATATGCGACGCCTTTGGTGGTACTGGTATTAGAGGTGCAAGATATTCCAAGGAGATACCAGGCGTTAACCATGTTGTTGTAGGGGATGTAAATCCTCTTGCAGTTGAAATAGCAAGAAGTAACATGGAATTAAATGATATTTCTAATGTTGAAGTTGAAAAAAATGATGCTAACATATTACTACAATCTAATAAGGGATTGTTTGATGTTGTTGATATTGATCCATTTGGTACACCAGCCATGTTTCTACAATCTACAGCAGCTAATATAAGACCCGGTGGATTAATATGTATTAGTGCTACTGATACATCCGCATTATGTGGAACATATCATGATCCTTGTCTTAGAAAATATGGTGCTGAACCTCAGAAAACTGAATATTGTCATGAAAATGGTATTAGAATTCTAGCAGCAGCAATGGCCAGAAATCTTGCAGTTAATCAGAAATATTTACACATCCTGTTTTCACATAGTACAGAGCATTATATGAGAATATATGCTATAGTTAAACGTGGGGGTAAGAAGACTAATCAGTCATTGGATAATATTGGATTTATTGCTCATTGTCCAGAGTGTCTTCACAGAGAAACAATACATGGATATGCACCAAGTATTCCTGAAAATTGTCCTATATGTGGAGCTAAATATAATGTTGCTGGTCCATTATGGCTTGGTGATATATGGGATAAGGAATTTTTAGAAGGAATGATAAACATGGCAGAGTCCTTAAAATTAAATAAAAAAGATGACTTGCTAAAATTATTCCATAAATGTTATGATGAAGCAGATGGTCCTGTTACATTCTATGATATTCATAAGATTTGTAAGAATTTAAAAATTAGTTCTCCTAAGATAAATGATGTAATTGATGAAATAGATAAGAGAGGTTATTTCATATCAAGAACACACTTTAAATTAACTGGTATGAGAACAGATATGCCTTTAGAGGAATTAAAACAATTAATATTAGATGTTAAAGAAGAAAAACTAGGTAATGATGTATAA
- the mptA gene encoding GTP cyclohydrolase MptA — MSVPEFPDTQDKQPSAPISLTRVGVTGVKKLLKIERSGNKRPIILLPTFDAFVDLPSTQKGVHMSRNPEAISEIVDEATNEPEIHIETICANLVKKLLEKHEYAVNAETEAKSEYIINKLSPVTKKKTQETTQIISRAVAHKNEDGTINVKKMIGAEVVGMTVCPCAQESVEKDSKEKLLEFLDKETTEKVLKTVTFASHNQRGIGTILLEVSENQEVNVDDLISIIQESMSSPVCEILKRPDENRIVTNAHQNPVFVEDCVRNMVIGLLNKYPNLPDNSMVTIRQVNQESIHQHNAFAEKVASFGELRQENMQE; from the coding sequence ATGTCAGTTCCTGAATTTCCAGATACACAGGATAAACAACCATCTGCACCTATTTCATTAACAAGAGTTGGTGTTACAGGTGTTAAGAAGTTATTGAAGATAGAACGCAGTGGTAATAAGCGTCCAATAATATTATTACCAACATTTGATGCATTTGTAGATTTACCAAGTACTCAAAAAGGAGTACACATGTCAAGAAATCCTGAGGCAATATCAGAAATAGTAGATGAAGCAACAAATGAACCAGAAATACATATTGAAACAATATGTGCAAATCTAGTAAAAAAATTACTTGAAAAACATGAATATGCAGTTAATGCAGAAACAGAAGCAAAAAGTGAATATATAATAAACAAACTATCACCAGTAACAAAAAAGAAAACACAGGAAACAACACAAATCATTTCAAGAGCAGTAGCACATAAAAACGAGGATGGAACAATAAACGTTAAAAAAATGATAGGAGCTGAAGTAGTAGGAATGACAGTATGTCCATGTGCACAGGAATCAGTAGAAAAAGATTCAAAAGAAAAATTACTAGAATTCCTAGATAAAGAAACAACTGAAAAAGTATTAAAAACAGTTACATTTGCTTCACATAATCAGAGGGGAATTGGTACAATATTACTGGAAGTATCTGAGAATCAAGAAGTTAACGTTGATGATTTAATAAGTATCATACAGGAATCTATGAGTTCACCAGTATGTGAAATATTAAAAAGACCAGATGAAAATAGAATAGTAACTAATGCACATCAAAACCCTGTATTTGTGGAAGATTGTGTACGTAACATGGTAATTGGTTTATTAAACAAATATCCTAATTTACCAGATAATTCAATGGTTACAATAAGACAAGTAAACCAGGAAAGTATTCACCAACACAACGCATTTGCAGAAAAAGTAGCATCATTTGGTGAATTAAGACAGGAAAACATGCAGGAGTAA
- a CDS encoding class I SAM-dependent methyltransferase, with protein sequence MKGKVIGDILVVKKVPDNLDEILKLPYINRVVKLGQIHGQKREPDIEMIYGEGTETIHKENYCKFKIDVAKVMWSKGNTGERLRMSKLPESDETIIDMFAGIGYFTIPMAVHSKPKKIYAIEINPNSYEFLCENIKLNKVEDIVEPILGDCDLQDFDHVADRVLMGYIGNTEDYLDSGIHYLKKGGVLHYHESTPEPILFTRPVERVRKAAEKQGRSIKVLNKRKIKKYSPGVYHTVVDIQIN encoded by the coding sequence ATGAAAGGTAAAGTAATAGGCGATATATTGGTAGTAAAAAAAGTACCTGATAATTTAGATGAAATACTAAAATTACCTTATATCAATAGAGTAGTAAAATTAGGACAAATACATGGTCAGAAAAGAGAACCAGATATTGAAATGATTTATGGTGAAGGTACAGAAACTATCCATAAAGAAAACTATTGTAAATTTAAAATAGATGTTGCCAAAGTAATGTGGTCTAAGGGAAATACTGGTGAAAGATTAAGAATGAGTAAGTTACCTGAAAGCGATGAAACTATCATAGACATGTTTGCAGGTATTGGATATTTCACAATTCCAATGGCTGTACATTCTAAGCCAAAAAAGATTTATGCTATTGAGATAAATCCAAATTCTTATGAATTTCTCTGTGAGAACATTAAACTAAATAAAGTAGAAGACATAGTCGAACCAATACTCGGGGATTGTGATTTACAGGATTTTGATCATGTTGCTGACAGAGTATTAATGGGATATATTGGTAATACAGAGGATTACCTTGATAGTGGTATACACTATTTAAAAAAAGGTGGAGTATTACATTATCATGAATCAACTCCAGAGCCAATTTTATTCACAAGACCTGTGGAAAGAGTTAGAAAAGCTGCTGAAAAACAGGGCAGAAGTATAAAAGTATTGAATAAGCGTAAAATTAAAAAATATTCACCAGGTGTATATCATACAGTTGTAGATATACAAATTAATTAA
- the comB gene encoding 2-phosphosulfolactate phosphatase: MKVNVSLYNSETSDLAIMVDLLRASTTITIALNNFNRVIPVNTIESAFELKEKYHAILAGEKKIIKIDGFDVSNSPYEIQDYTDDTLILKSTNGTKVLENLGKNEKTKILIGSAINAKAVAQTALNMADEEIDIIMAGRHGKFTIEDCLGAGIIINEMIKLAIEEDIDLELTEFAQVAKMISSDYLIAKDLINSSNSADILRDLDYIEDIKICTLVNELDTVPIYRNNEITKLEN; encoded by the coding sequence ATGAAAGTAAACGTAAGCTTATATAATTCTGAAACCAGTGATTTAGCAATAATGGTTGACTTACTACGAGCAAGTACAACAATAACAATAGCACTAAACAACTTCAATAGAGTAATACCAGTAAATACTATTGAATCAGCTTTTGAATTGAAAGAAAAATACCATGCCATACTAGCAGGTGAAAAAAAGATAATAAAAATAGATGGATTTGACGTATCTAATTCACCATATGAAATACAAGACTACACAGATGACACACTAATACTAAAATCAACAAATGGAACAAAAGTTCTGGAAAACTTGGGAAAAAATGAGAAAACTAAGATACTCATAGGATCTGCAATAAATGCAAAAGCAGTAGCACAAACAGCACTAAACATGGCTGATGAAGAAATAGACATAATAATGGCTGGAAGACATGGAAAATTCACAATAGAAGACTGTTTGGGAGCAGGAATAATCATTAATGAAATGATTAAATTAGCAATAGAAGAAGATATAGATTTAGAACTAACAGAATTTGCTCAGGTAGCTAAAATGATATCAAGTGATTATCTTATAGCAAAAGACCTTATAAATTCATCAAACAGTGCAGATATACTAAGAGACTTAGACTACATAGAAGATATAAAAATATGCACATTAGTAAATGAATTGGACACAGTACCAATATACAGGAACAATGAAATAACCAAACTAGAAAATTAG
- a CDS encoding methanogenesis marker 7 protein: MYETMTYTGGVHKHYEMEELIEDLGGFILQKNASQLDITLTIAVPAEDTGKIKDKAKDLLGDVELSPLASTEIAVVSPTLARQHLPHAACDIAEYLRRYGTKTNMIGLARGAGKGISQISKREKDLIEEHDLAIFSLGSFEDCIRKKKFLFEDIDIPVIVTGSPEIPAEEINANAYVAGFGRIPRRLKRGENIRALRKLVSTAEDIISKQKEDLNDDPLIVSPVITKIALERKVPDVAHINSPMSIVSQLDGVRVKLPYDEYHDEISDVMVEDYRLGDIAEIKKSKMYDHTLVKILPESSIL, translated from the coding sequence ATGTATGAAACAATGACTTATACTGGTGGAGTCCACAAACATTATGAGATGGAAGAGTTGATTGAGGATCTTGGTGGATTTATTTTACAAAAGAATGCATCACAACTTGATATTACATTAACTATAGCTGTTCCTGCAGAGGACACTGGTAAAATTAAAGATAAGGCTAAGGATTTACTTGGTGATGTGGAGCTTTCTCCTTTAGCTAGTACTGAGATTGCTGTTGTATCTCCTACTCTTGCACGTCAGCATTTACCTCATGCTGCCTGTGATATTGCTGAGTATCTTAGACGGTATGGTACTAAGACTAATATGATTGGTCTTGCCCGTGGTGCTGGTAAGGGTATTTCACAGATTAGCAAGCGTGAGAAGGATTTAATTGAGGAGCATGACCTTGCAATCTTTTCATTAGGTAGTTTTGAAGACTGTATTCGTAAGAAGAAATTCTTATTTGAGGATATTGATATTCCTGTTATTGTAACTGGTAGTCCTGAGATTCCTGCAGAAGAGATTAATGCTAATGCTTATGTTGCTGGTTTTGGCCGTATACCTAGAAGGTTGAAACGTGGGGAGAATATCCGTGCTCTTAGAAAACTTGTTTCTACTGCTGAGGATATTATTTCTAAACAGAAAGAGGATCTTAATGATGACCCGTTAATTGTTTCACCTGTTATTACTAAGATTGCTTTGGAGAGGAAGGTTCCTGATGTTGCTCATATTAATTCTCCTATGAGTATTGTTAGTCAGCTTGACGGTGTTCGTGTAAAGTTACCTTATGATGAGTATCATGATGAGATTAGTGATGTTATGGTTGAGGATTATCGTTTAGGTGATATTGCTGAGATTAAAAAATCTAAGATGTATGATCATACATTAGTAAAAATACTTCCTGAGAGTTCTATTTTATAG
- a CDS encoding Lrp/AsnC family transcriptional regulator, which produces MKEEYNVFEEEPENLALSMDNLDKKILELLSDDGRKSYRKISRELGVSVGTVHNRVDKLTKTGIINKFVPVINHEKLGYTLTAIIGLEIKGGSVSFLTDKEEFKDNLLAVYDVTGQFDGIVIAKFRNTFELNKFIKLLLKEDTVIRSYTQTVLNIVKEELNTSMINFED; this is translated from the coding sequence ATGAAGGAAGAATATAATGTTTTTGAGGAAGAACCTGAAAATTTAGCTCTATCTATGGATAATTTGGATAAAAAAATATTGGAATTATTAAGCGATGATGGCCGTAAATCTTATAGGAAAATATCAAGAGAATTAGGTGTTTCAGTAGGTACCGTCCATAACAGGGTAGATAAACTAACAAAAACAGGTATAATTAATAAATTTGTTCCAGTAATTAATCATGAAAAACTAGGTTATACTCTTACAGCTATAATAGGATTAGAAATCAAAGGAGGTTCAGTATCCTTTTTAACTGATAAAGAGGAATTTAAAGATAATTTATTAGCAGTTTATGATGTTACCGGACAATTTGACGGTATAGTTATAGCTAAGTTTAGAAACACATTTGAACTTAACAAGTTTATTAAATTATTATTAAAAGAAGATACTGTAATTAGATCTTACACTCAAACTGTATTAAATATAGTTAAAGAGGAATTAAATACCTCTATGATTAATTTTGAGGATTAA
- a CDS encoding DUF2120 family protein, which translates to MEVMELSRKIMDYLGAFKGSRPVVHNPEAMIIRGKAEHKLKPEEILPKLNNLFKDLGIKKVQVNSEKARVLTDQVDATFRKTTDVFDESHGIAGIEKLKHTFEITGFEADYLVGEIEDIATYVVMWMDKSGVGPMFVEAMVVKVHPLEK; encoded by the coding sequence ATGGAAGTAATGGAATTATCACGAAAAATTATGGACTACCTAGGCGCATTCAAGGGATCAAGACCAGTAGTTCATAACCCTGAGGCAATGATAATCAGAGGAAAAGCAGAACATAAACTAAAACCTGAAGAGATATTACCAAAACTAAATAATTTATTCAAAGACTTAGGTATAAAAAAGGTACAGGTTAACTCAGAAAAAGCAAGAGTATTAACTGATCAAGTTGATGCAACGTTTAGAAAAACAACTGACGTCTTTGATGAATCTCATGGAATTGCAGGAATTGAAAAATTAAAACATACATTTGAGATAACAGGCTTTGAAGCAGATTATCTTGTAGGAGAAATAGAGGATATAGCAACTTATGTTGTAATGTGGATGGATAAATCTGGAGTTGGACCAATGTTTGTAGAAGCAATGGTTGTCAAAGTACATCCACTAGAAAAATAA
- a CDS encoding TIGR00269 family protein, with protein MKIEQEQFNKYVKDNVFKTLNDYKLIKDDEKIMIGVSGGKDSILTLHMLCQYRLESDINFSIEAVCIDEGICGYREHGIRSAKENCERLNVPLTIYSFKDEWGYNLDDIHDIYKSTCMPCGVYRRYLLNKISDSHNCDKIATGHNMDDEIQSFLMTFARNDRNKFPKFSPVLDRIHENMVPRIKPLWQLPEKDVGLWCVINNIPIHDEECPYSVTSLRSDVKLYLNKLEENQKGIKRNIFNSFKKTFRLPTKQVHLDKCEICGQPTAQSPCKACKMTREIIEKMSDL; from the coding sequence ATGAAAATAGAACAAGAACAATTTAATAAATATGTGAAAGATAATGTATTTAAAACCCTGAATGATTATAAACTCATAAAAGATGATGAGAAAATCATGATAGGTGTTTCTGGTGGAAAAGACAGTATACTGACATTACATATGTTATGCCAGTACAGGTTAGAATCAGATATTAATTTTAGTATTGAAGCAGTTTGTATTGATGAAGGTATCTGTGGATACAGAGAGCATGGTATACGCTCAGCAAAAGAAAACTGTGAAAGATTAAATGTGCCATTAACCATTTATTCATTTAAAGATGAGTGGGGTTATAATTTAGATGATATTCATGACATCTATAAAAGTACATGTATGCCCTGCGGAGTTTATAGAAGATACTTGTTAAATAAAATTTCAGATTCACATAATTGTGATAAAATTGCTACAGGTCATAACATGGATGATGAAATTCAATCTTTTCTCATGACCTTTGCAAGAAATGATAGAAATAAATTTCCGAAGTTTTCACCAGTACTTGACCGTATCCACGAGAATATGGTACCACGGATAAAGCCATTATGGCAGTTACCTGAGAAGGACGTTGGACTTTGGTGTGTTATAAATAATATTCCTATTCATGATGAGGAATGTCCCTACTCAGTCACTTCTCTTAGAAGTGATGTTAAATTATATCTTAATAAATTAGAGGAAAACCAGAAGGGTATTAAGCGTAATATATTTAATTCATTTAAGAAGACATTTCGTCTTCCAACAAAACAAGTACACTTAGATAAGTGTGAAATTTGTGGTCAGCCTACAGCTCAAAGTCCATGTAAGGCTTGTAAGATGACTAGAGAAATAATAGAAAAAATGAGTGATTTATAA
- the cofG gene encoding 7,8-didemethyl-8-hydroxy-5-deazariboflavin synthase CofG: protein MISKNEAKKILELDVIDILDIIKKINQDRPNKNITYSRNVFLPITHICNNNCGYCTFKQTPEESDYLLMNEKEVKTIIEEGVKYDCTEALFTFGESADKTEPVQEKLKEYNCETMVDYVYKLSKNTLDNYDILPHTNMGIISREDLARLSQVNASMGLMLETTNKHLLKTVAHKDSPGKNPKKRIKYITDAGKENIPFTTGLLIGIGETMDDHIESLFKIREIQDKYQHIQEIIIQNFKPKTGIAMENYPEPPVTELIKLTILAHIMFPDVSIQIPPNLNQKLMSIFTIVGADDIGGISPITKDYVNPDETWPKITELERELNSINFKLEERLPVYKKYINEKYLNENILKKALKLQKRIEIN from the coding sequence ATCATATCAAAAAATGAAGCTAAAAAAATACTAGAATTAGATGTTATAGATATACTTGACATAATAAAAAAAATCAATCAAGATAGGCCTAATAAAAATATTACATATTCACGTAATGTATTTCTACCAATAACACACATCTGTAATAATAATTGTGGGTACTGCACATTTAAACAAACACCAGAAGAATCCGATTATCTGTTAATGAATGAAAAAGAAGTAAAAACAATCATAGAAGAAGGCGTGAAATATGATTGTACAGAAGCACTATTCACCTTTGGAGAATCAGCAGATAAAACAGAACCAGTACAAGAAAAACTAAAAGAATACAACTGTGAAACAATGGTAGACTATGTATACAAACTATCAAAAAATACACTAGACAACTATGACATATTACCCCACACTAACATGGGCATAATATCACGTGAGGATTTAGCACGATTATCACAGGTAAATGCATCAATGGGATTAATGTTAGAAACAACAAATAAACACTTACTAAAAACAGTAGCACATAAAGACAGTCCAGGAAAAAATCCTAAAAAAAGAATCAAATATATAACAGATGCAGGAAAAGAAAACATACCATTCACAACAGGACTATTAATAGGAATCGGAGAAACTATGGATGACCACATAGAATCATTATTCAAGATAAGAGAAATACAGGATAAATACCAGCACATCCAAGAAATAATAATACAAAATTTCAAACCAAAAACAGGAATTGCAATGGAAAACTATCCAGAGCCACCAGTAACAGAATTAATAAAACTAACAATACTAGCACACATAATGTTTCCCGATGTAAGTATACAAATACCACCAAATCTTAATCAAAAATTAATGTCCATATTTACAATAGTCGGAGCTGATGATATAGGTGGAATTTCACCAATAACTAAAGACTACGTTAATCCTGACGAAACATGGCCTAAAATCACAGAACTGGAAAGAGAACTAAACAGTATAAACTTTAAATTAGAAGAAAGATTACCAGTATACAAGAAATACATCAATGAAAAATATTTAAATGAAAATATATTAAAAAAAGCATTAAAACTTCAAAAAAGAATTGAAATTAATTAA
- a CDS encoding DUF1922 domain-containing protein — protein sequence MAYLIYRCDCGRVLYSKEDTKTKKCPCGKTLNVKKRRILKTAETARQATMAVQDMQEEIYGGSIFRTADQL from the coding sequence ATGGCATATCTAATATACAGGTGTGACTGTGGAAGAGTACTATACTCAAAAGAAGATACAAAAACAAAAAAATGTCCATGTGGAAAAACACTGAACGTTAAAAAAAGAAGAATATTAAAAACTGCAGAGACAGCAAGACAAGCAACAATGGCTGTACAAGATATGCAAGAAGAAATATATGGTGGGTCTATATTTAGAACTGCAGACCAATTATAA
- a CDS encoding DegT/DnrJ/EryC1/StrS family aminotransferase: MINIAKPIIHDEEIEAVTEVLKSGMLAQGPKVDQFQKEFAKFVEAGYGVATSSGTTALHTALVASGIKAGDEVITTPFTFAATSNSVLYTGATPVFADIDPKTFTLDPAKVEEAITDKTKAILPVHLYGQSADMDPILELAEEHDLTVIEDAAQAHGTTYKGKKVGSLGDFGCFSFYPTKNMTTGEGGMVTTNDADLAEKAGMVRAHGESKRYEQSLLGYNYRMTDIAASIGLVQLKRVDEFNKIRNENAAYLSEGLKDVEGITTPEIADYGTHVFHQYTIRVSKDRDAFRDFLTKNEIGTGVHYPIVLYKQPYYQAQGFTGNCPEAELAASQVISLPVHPSLTTEELDTIIETVKKGSEELLQ; encoded by the coding sequence ATGATTAATATAGCAAAACCAATAATACATGATGAAGAAATAGAAGCTGTGACTGAAGTATTGAAATCTGGAATGTTAGCACAAGGCCCAAAAGTAGACCAGTTCCAGAAAGAGTTTGCAAAATTCGTAGAAGCTGGATATGGAGTTGCAACAAGCTCCGGTACAACAGCACTACACACAGCACTAGTTGCAAGTGGAATAAAAGCAGGTGATGAAGTAATAACAACACCATTCACATTTGCAGCAACATCAAATTCAGTATTATATACTGGAGCAACACCAGTATTTGCAGATATAGACCCAAAAACATTCACATTAGATCCTGCTAAAGTAGAAGAAGCAATTACAGATAAAACAAAAGCAATACTACCTGTACACTTATATGGACAAAGTGCTGACATGGACCCTATACTTGAACTAGCAGAAGAACATGACTTAACCGTTATTGAAGATGCAGCACAAGCACATGGAACCACTTACAAAGGTAAAAAAGTTGGAAGTCTTGGAGACTTTGGATGTTTCAGTTTCTATCCAACAAAAAACATGACCACTGGTGAAGGTGGAATGGTCACAACTAATGATGCTGACCTTGCAGAAAAAGCTGGTATGGTAAGAGCTCACGGTGAAAGCAAAAGATACGAACAATCCTTATTAGGATATAATTATAGGATGACAGACATAGCTGCAAGTATAGGATTAGTTCAACTAAAAAGAGTAGATGAATTCAACAAAATCAGAAATGAAAATGCAGCATATTTATCTGAAGGATTAAAAGATGTTGAAGGCATAACTACTCCTGAAATAGCAGATTATGGTACACACGTATTCCACCAGTACACTATTCGTGTATCAAAAGACAGAGATGCATTCAGAGACTTCCTAACTAAAAATGAAATAGGAACAGGAGTTCATTATCCAATAGTATTATATAAACAACCATACTACCAAGCACAAGGATTTACTGGAAACTGTCCAGAAGCAGAACTAGCAGCAAGTCAAGTAATTTCCTTACCTGTACATCCATCATTAACAACTGAGGAACTTGACACAATTATTGAAACTGTTAAAAAAGGTTCTGAAGAATTATTACAATAA